Below is a genomic region from Drosophila albomicans strain 15112-1751.03 chromosome 2R, ASM965048v2, whole genome shotgun sequence.
CCCATGGACACTGAGCTGCGTATTCCACGCTACTTTCTGCGGGAGCGAGAGCAGGAACTGGAGTTCCGCAAACGCACCATGAATGAAATCCTGATAAAGTTAGGCTGGCTTGAAGAGCACGCCTTAGAAGAGCCACTCACCGAAATTGAGGCCATTCGTCTGCTTCAGATGCACGAGCGGGCTCGTCAAGGACGTTTGCGTGCCCACTTCATGAAGGAAATACGCAAGGAGAAGGGCAAAGCAGAGGAGCGCAGTGAGAAGGAACGCACTGATTCCGGTCTCATGGCAGCCATGAAAATCCAGAAGATGTGGCGTGGACACACTGCACGACGAATTACGCGTCGTCGCAAAATGGATGAGATGATATTGATTGGCATGGTGCCGCCACCAGCTGCAGTGCTTAAGGAACGCGCCGAGAAGCTGGAGAAGCACAACGAGCACGATGTGCGGCGTCGTCATGTGGCGCAACAAACATATGCGGCGCAGTTCGAGGCGAGACAGGTGGCCATACAGGAAGAGATCAGGCAAAAGCATGGCGCTACCATGAAGGAGGACATTGCTGACGAAATACGTGCCTGGATCAAGGATTGCTACGACAAGACGGGCAAGTTGCCCGATTTTCCCTCTGAGGACCAAGGTGGCTCGCTGCACATTTTCAGTCGTCCGGGCACGGAGAGTGAGCACAGTCGCTCCTCTGCACGTTCCTCGAAAGAATCACGCAAAACCAAGGACAAGTCGAAGTCACCAGCGCGTAGTGGTGATTTGAATGTAAACGAAAACCAAGAAGACGATGTCAACTTCCAGCCAGCTGTATCTGTTTGCTTGCCCGACATTCGTGCGGAAATTGAATAGTAAGTTAGCCACAGTCCTTTTAGTActcaattgatttcaattaattaataaagttattgtaaattaaaatttaattatttttttttcattaaatttaaacttttgtttAAATGGAATCAtaagtttaattattattaaatttaatatatatacttttactATAAAAAAGTTTACATGGAGACCATGGATGAAGTTGCTAGTTGGTTCAACTAGATTCAGTTTCgttaaattaatttccttttaaatctattaaaaatgttttttttttatgtcagCTTCAACGACACTTGGCGCGACAAGGACGAGACAGGAATCCTTAGCCAGGCGGCCTACGAGGACATGATCTATGCGGAAAAGTATCAGGAAGTTGAGCTGGAGTTTCGACGCGCTGTCGACGATGTGATGCGCCAGGAGATTGAGTTGCTGCAGACCATGGTCGGCAAGAAGGTcaagaaaagcaacaagaagacACGCCGCAGTGGCAAGaagagcaaaaagaaaaaggagaAGGATCTGACACCAGACCGAAGCACCGAGTCGCTTTATGAGGAATTGGTTACCAACGGCATTATACGCAAGTATCCCGAACTTAATCTGAAACAGTTTCTGGGCGACAAAGCGTTGACGGCACGTAATGGTACAAATCCTTCTCCGGGCGACATTAGACAGATTCTCGTCGAATACTGCATCCTGCCACTCGGCTCCGAAGCCATACACAGCTGCACGCCACTGATCCGCTCTGTGCTGTTGGCTGGTCCCCGAGGATCTGGCAAAAAGGCTTTGCTTCATGCCATTTGTACGGAAGTTGGTGCCGTTTTGTTCGATCTCACACCCGCGAATATTGTGGGAAAATATCCAGGCAAATCAGGACTTATTATGCTTATACATCTAGTGCTTAAGGTGTCCAGGTTGCTGCAGCCCGCAGTCATCTATATGGGCGATGCGGAGCGACCCTTTATGAAGAAAATTCCCAAAACCGATCGCACAGATCCCAAACGCTTGAAAAAGGATTTGCCCAAAATGATAAAGAATATTGCGACCGAAGATCGCGTCATTTTTGTGGGCACCTCCAACTTACCTTGGGAGGCGGATCAGAAACTCTTGCAATCGGTCTACAATCGCTTCATTTACATTCCGCGTCCAGATTATGGCGCCATGTCGCATGCTTGGAAAACGTTGCTCCAGTAAGTATCTTACGCACGGTAAGGacacaatatatattaaatcttgcatttcatttacagCAAATATTCTGGCGGCATATCCAACTTAGACACCAGTGCAATGGCCAAAATATCCGATGGTTATACTATAGGTGCTATCGATGCTTGCTTGCGTGAAGTGATGACTTGCAAACGTAAATTGCAATTACGTTCCCAGCCGCTTACAAATGCTGAGTTGATCAATGTGCTCTGGTAAGCTTTCATgctattgatttatttatgaaatttacttAGATACAATTTCCATTTAGTACGCGGGATCCTGTCTATCGAGAAGAAGAGGAAGCCTTTGAGTCGTGGTGGTCAAAAACTCCACTGGGCCGACGACGTCAACGCTTTTTAGAACTAGAAGAGGAAAGACTGATTGAAGAACAGGCACAGCAGGCCAAGCAAggaaatggcaacaaaaagaagggcatgaattgaatgaatctatttaagtttataaataaaatcctTATTGCCACACTTGCAAAGTACTTGCTTGACAGGCAATTTAAGCGTATCATGATCATCCAACAATTGCTGTAACTTCTCTAATTTGCTATTGAGCAATTCCTGATAATCTCCCACGCACCACAACAAGCTGACATGAAACGAGGGCTTCTCATAGAATTTCGGCAAGCGATAGTCACGCATAACCAGATCAACAGGTTGTAGCAGTGTCGTCATCTTCGTAGTGAATGCAGCGTCCAGTTTGACTGCCAGAAATGTTCGTGTTTTCTCCTCATTCGTATACACCTCAAGCTAATGGTTAAATACAATTATGGCAAAGGAATAAAAGCTGAATCTAACGACTTACCAAATGCAGATTACTGTTAAAGCTGCCACgcaaagaaaaccaaaaaaataaacaacatttttaattttttaatgatttttaatcATATATCAAACTTACCCTGAACAACTTTGGAGCGCCTGTTGCAACGATTTAGTGAACTCATCAATCTGATGATATTGCAGCACTACTGTTTTGCTCAAACTTAAATGCAACGATTCATTCATCTGTAGTTCCAGGTCTGTGGCAAGCATTTCTATAGCCTCCGTTTGAAAATCCTCCAGCTGTTCCACACAACTATCAGCGGGCACGTAAACAAATGTAGCCCAATTGCCTCGTTCATGTTTAAAGCTGCGTATGCGGCCGCCATGCAGTGCGGGATTGTCTGTTGTatcatcctcatcctcgtcATCTGTTGAACGCTTCGGCTGCTTAGCGCCCAACAAGGAAAGAGCTGTGGGTAAAGCCGGTCTGCCGGGTTTTAGATTTTTGGGTAGTACGGAAAGAATGCCCAGTAAGTTACCTTTTGAGAATAGGCGGTGTGGGAGTGGTTTCATCCGTCGTATCGCTTTCGGAGCCTGAGCTGCTTCCGTAATCCACTAATGCCATAATGCaagctttatttatatttatttatcaataaattatttacgcGACTGGCGCAAGAAATGCATTGGTATAACTTGGAGTGACCAGACGATTCTGAAAATGTATCAGCTGataatacacatacatatttacatatacgaaatgaaaaaaatatatgaaaatgaaaacgaaaactttAATATAAGTGATAAATATTGAACTTAAATAGATGTCTTAGGCCTTCTACTTAGTTATATGTTCAGGTCCTGAACTTTTTCAGGTCcacacaatataaataaaatatgcgaCTAGAGTTGTTGGCCTTTATCGGCAATATCAATATCgaatatggtattttttagttcGTGCTATTAAAGTGTGTTGCCCACACTGGAAATGAGTGTCAAAATatagtctctctctctctctcggagTCGTCCGGCACATTTTTGgcacatatatttaatttttgaatatattacaAGCAATGCAAGTGCATCTGCGTTTGCTAGCTAATTAACCAAGAAAGTACAAAAtagcaaacaacacacaagaTGCAATTGGGATCCAAGCTGCATGTGTATAAGGGCGAATGGGGCCTACCAACAATTGATTTCGAATGTATGCGTGTCTTGGTAAGTTTAGTTGCATCATAATCAGCGACTCCTCGTTCTTGCtatcaataattattaatcaaaGCGTTGTCATTTCACAGTGCTTGCTGCGCTTCACCCGCTGTCCCGTGGACGTCGAGACCAATTCAAATCCATTGCGTTCGGGCGCCGGCAAATTGCCGTATCTTCAAATTGGCAACGACAAATTCATTGGCTACAAGGAGATCAAACGTGTGCTGGATCTTGAGGTGAGTTGAATGAACCCAGTTATTTATAGAATTCACAATCAGCTCAATATGCGTGTTGCATTGTTCCACTTccaatattaattttctttgttgttgttttcaggGTTATCCCGTAGATGCCAAGCTATCCACGAAACAGAAGCATCTGTCCGCCACATATACCAATTGGGTATTCACACAACTTCATGCTTACTATCATTACTTTCTGTATGGCGAGCCAAACAATTATGAGACTACCACACGTGGATTATACGCCAAGCGAACACCATTCCCCTTTAACTTCTACTATCCATCAACGTATCAACGCGAAGCTTGCGATGTTGTCCAAGTGCTTGGCGGTTTCGATATCAACGATAAGCTGGAGAAGCACGAAAGTGACTATGTAAGCTAATGTCACTTATGTGAAACATTTGATtctatttttgtgtattgtcTTATTATAGCTGGTGACTAATGCCAAAAAGTGCGTCAACTTGTTGTCGCGTAAATTGGGACGCAAAGTTTGGTTCTTTGGTGATCACTTCAGTGAATTGGATGCCATTGTCTACAGCTACTTGTCCATCATATCGAAAATAACACTGCCCAATAATCCGCTACAAAACCACATAAAAGGCTGTCAAAATCTTTTGAATTTCATCAGTCGTATCTCTCGCGACATATTCCGCAATGAATGTTATAGTTCCGTTAAACTAACGAAATCATTTGGACAATCTGACAGCACATTAACGCCATCGGAACGTAAGTTTATGGAGACCGAATTAAATACAAAGATTGCCGCCGGCATTGGCGCTGCACTGGCAATGGGAGTGTTTGCTGCTTGGCGTGGTATTTACACCCAGGTAAgccaaataacaaataaataacaaaaattacaaagaTTAGCCAGCTAATTTTCATATTGCTTTTTGCAGTTAACACGTTCGTCCACGGATTATGACGGCATCGACTATGAGGACGATGAATTGGACGAGGAGGTTTTGGAATAGTCCCAGCTCTTAGCACAGCTAATAGATAATagtctctatatatatttaacgcATTCAAAGGGAATGAAAAACGGCGCACAGCAAAATAAGTCCAAAAACTGATGAAGAAAGTtgtatataacatttttaacgagatatacatatatacaagaactatataaaaattcatattgCGCCCACTTGTCATTCgtttttaaactatttactATATGTGAAATTCTATGttagaaacagaaaaaaagaaaagaacaacaaccaaaGCGTAATAAAAAGCTATTGTTATTTGTaactaaatttgaatatacacGGTTTCTGCTTGAATCTacaaatagtatttattaaaaatctatgcttattgttaaaaattttCACATCAATTGGCAGAGGAAAAGAAAACCTCATTTTACTACGGAAATGAGTTAATAATAgtacaaattatgaaatatgtgTGTTAGCCATAATGGAATTTGTATTCTGAATTCATGTCTTCAACGCATCTTGCAGCTTTCGTCGAGCCAAACCAACGCGATCTTCCTGCTTGCGTATGTCGTCCTCAGAAATGATAACCGCATGCATTAAAGGTTGTTCGGGATTCATGAATGCCATAGCATTCTTCGTCAGTTCCGCCTTTGTCGAGCTCTGGCCGTGCACGCCAGCATTGAGCATATGCAGTGCTGTGGCGACCGATTGCAGCACCGTCTGTTCATTTACGTTGGGACCGACAGTTCGTATAGTTTTGGGCAATGAGATGTCGTCCAGTTCTTCGCCGTTGTCATGGCAGGCACGCAATCGTTCCAAACGCTTCTCCCAGAATAGTTGTTTGGGTTTCTCCTGGCCACCATGTTTGGCGTCATGTTTGACCTTGTTGGGCTCATGATTGCGCACCACAGTTACCGGCTGTTTAAATATGGAGGCGGTCTGTCGAATCGGCGGCACCAAGGAGACATCTGTGCGCAGAGCGCGACTGTTGAGTAAAAACGAAATTGCATcttaaacaacatttaaagGCAGCCAAAAAATTAggattaattaaatgaaataaatgttcaaaaaataaaagttagcTACTTTATACTATAGTCTAAAGGTTATTTCTAAAAAAAGAGATGCATTTGCTATTGGAGAATACACAGAGTTAAAACAACTAAATTTGGTAAAGGTTTGTTGGGTTTGAGCGAAAAGTAAATAGAATTTGTTTGACAGGCGCATGCAAGAGAGAAGACAGTTTGGGGAGCCAAGGAGACATCGACTTGGCTCTACCtgaattcaaattgttgttgctgttgctgctgttgttgctgctgctgtcgaagATTAGCTGCCGTCACTGCAGTTGTCGTCGATGTTACTGAAGAAGAAGCGTTTCCTGCTGACGACGATATCGACGTGACAATGTTGCCCGTGTTGATGTTGAtactgttgccgctgttgctgtttgtgttttgttgagCTTGAGCTCGACTAAATTTACGCTTCAGTGCGTTCGCAGCATTGCCAGCTGCTACAGCGTTGCTAATGATGGCACCTTGAGCATTGCAGCGGTAGAGCGATatcgatggcgatggcatcTGGCGATGCAACTGCATTTTGCCGGTTTGGAAATCAAAGTTGCTAATGTCAAACATCTCGGCGCCCAATTGCCGTGCTAATTGTGGTTTGCTTTCAATTCGTTTTCCTGTGGGACTGTGTTGAATACCatccaattgttgttgttgggttggGTGAGAGGGAGCAAGTATGGTGGAAGTTGGTGTATGTgcgtgtacgtgtgtgtgtttggtttcGAGTGTGTGGTGGTAAATGTAATAACAAAAGAGTAGTGAGAGTGAGTTACAACGAATTCGTTATTGCACGTGCAAGTGtggtttttttgtgtgtgaacaTTTTTACAGTTTACATTAGTTTGCCAGGCGCCACACCTCCACCGtgatatttttctgttttagtTTAAGGAACAAACCGAGTAAACTGTTTGGGGTTGTTTTGACGGTTACCTGTAGTAGAAAACATCAACGCCCGTGTTGCAGCCCGATTTGCGGTGTATTTCTTCGCGTTGCCAACCTTTGGGTAATGCGTTGCAGTCAACGCGTTTACGTTCAATTGTAATGCTTGGATTCATtggcaaatttcaaaataatttgcacttgtttattttttacatttgatGCACTCGTCAAGAAGCGTGACCgcaaattgattttctaaatataccactaaaaatataaaaaatataccatttttgaaataaaaataccacaaaatatgaACTTGTTAAACTGAACTACAAGTAATTCCAATTAGGATTCAAACTTTATAGCCTATTTTCACTGCActcagttttttgtttgcaataaaCCAATGTAAACATTCTTTCTGTATTAGAGCAGAAtagtgttttttaaatattataatttaatatttcataataaatttataacatataaataGCATAAAACTGTAAGGTTTGATTATATGAAGTGAGATCAGGTGATTATTATCGGTCACAGGTGTAAagttttaatacaatttatctTTATGAGAAAAGGTCTGGACCCATACAAGTTTATtcacttataaatattttatattgtattatattattcagtTACGAAAAATCGatgcttaaaaatatttaaaaaatttcgtTGTATCCTTGttgattaattttgtttgcgcCATTCACAAAATTGTGAGTGTTGAGGAACGACCAAATGTAATTGTTTAATGTGAATGGGCGCgtaaagaagaagcagcagtcAACTCGACGACGTAAGTAATTTTCGTGTGACTAAACTTTAATTCCACTTGCGGGATAAATGATCAAACAAGAAAATAACGCACACTAAAACAATaatgtaatacatatataagtgCACACAGTTCATTCACAAgtttaacaacaaattcacAGGCTTGCAAAAACACCCAACCCAGTTTGACATTCAGATTCCAATAAGAAACAAGTGGCAGCTGGAAGAAACTacaacacaaaagaaaagaaaaatgtctTCATCAGCCATATTTGTGCTGGACGTCAAAGGCAAGGTGTTGATATCGCGCAATTATCGCGGCGACAACATCGACATGGCCGTGATCGATAAGTTTATGCCGCTGTTGATGGAACGCGAGGAGGAAGGACTTGTTACGCCCATTCTGCAGACATCGGAAACGACATTCGCCTACATCAAGACAAACAATTTGTACATTGTGTCGACGACGCCGCGCAACAAGAACGTCAACATTGCGCTGGtctttgtgtttttgcatAAAATCGCACAGGTGTTTGTCGAATACTTCAAAGAGCTGGAGGAGGAATCAATACGCGACAATTTCGTTATCATCTACGAACTGCTCGATGAACTCATCGACTTTGGATATCCCCAGACGACAGACTCGAAAATCCTCCAGGAATACATCACACAGGAGGGTCACAAACTTGAGCTACAACCGCGCATTCCTGTGGCGGTGACAAATGCCGTTTCCTGGCGTTCAGAGGGCATCAAGTATCGTAAGAACGAGGTATTCCTGGATGTTATTGAATCCGTCAATCTGCtggccaatgccaatggcaatgtGCTGCGCAGCGAAATTGTGGGAGCCATCAAGATGCGCGTCTATTTGTCGGG
It encodes:
- the LOC117576918 gene encoding IQ and AAA domain-containing protein 1-like isoform X2, coding for MIQPQKRELVRKLLDACLGRVVELKHDLVNIDLMEFSYNDDVVERLRLTPMDTELRIPRYFLREREQELEFRKRTMNEILIKLGWLEEHALEEPLTEIEAIRLLQMHERARQGRLRAHFMKEIRKEKGKAEERSEKERTDSGLMAAMKIQKMWRGHTARRITRRRKMDEMILIGMVPPPAAVLKERAEKLEKHNEHDVRRRHVAQQTYAAQFEARQVAIQEEIRQKHGATMKEDIADEIRAWIKDCYDKTGKLPDFPSEDQGGSLHIFSRPGTESEHSRSSARSSKESRKTKDKSKSPARSGDLNVNENQEDDVNFQPAVSVCLPDIRAEIEYFNDTWRDKDETGILSQAAYEDMIYAEKYQEVELEFRRAVDDVMRQEIELLQTMVGKKVKKSNKKTRRSGKKSKKKKEKDLTPDRSTESLYEELVTNGIIRKYPELNLKQFLGDKALTARNGTNPSPGDIRQILVEYCILPLGSEAIHSCTPLIRSVLLAGPRGSGKKALLHAICTEVGAVLFDLTPANIVGKYPGKSGLIMLIHLVLKVSRLLQPAVIYMGDAERPFMKKIPKTDRTDPKRLKKDLPKMIKNIATEDRVIFVGTSNLPWEADQKLLQSVYNRFIYIPRPDYGAMSHAWKTLLHKYSGGISNLDTSAMAKISDGYTIGAIDACLREVMTCKRKLQLRSQPLTNAELINVLCTRDPVYREEEEAFESWWSKTPLGRRRQRFLELEEERLIEEQAQQAKQGNGNKKKGMN
- the LOC117576918 gene encoding IQ and AAA domain-containing protein 1-like isoform X3, which codes for MSSTYFNEIWHQSQHECEQLAIIDYERQHQNVDTTVATISGVSGIISSSVAAAAESKALLQSSLYEFYLRYICLSNRLEDVYDNMIQPQKRELVRKLLDACLGRVVELKHDLVNIDLMEFSYNDDVVERLRLTPMDTELRIPRYFLREREQELEFRKRTMNEILIKLGWLEEHALEEPLTEIEAIRLLQMHERARQGRLRAHFMKEIRKEKGKAEERSEKERTDSGLMAAMKIQKMWRGHTARRITRRRKMDEMILIGMVPPPAAVLKERAEKLEKHNEHDVRRRHVAQQTYAAQFEARQVAIQEEIRQKHGATMKEDIADEIRAWIKDCYDKTGKLPDFPSEDQGGSLHIFSRPGTESEHSRSSARSSKESRKTKDKSKSPARSGDLNVNENQEDDVNFQPAVSVCLPDIRAEIEYFNDTWRDKDETGILSQAAYEDMIYAEKYQEVELEFRRAVDDVMRQEIELLQTMVGKKVKKSNKKTRRSGKKSKKKKEKDLTPDRSTESLYEELVTNGIIRKYPELNLKQFLGDKALTARNGTNPSPGDIRQILVEYCILPLGSEAIHSCTPLIRSVLLAGPRGSGKKALLHAICTEVGAVLFDLTPANIVGKYPGKSGLIMLIHLVLKVSRLLQPAVIYMGDAERPFMKKIPKTDRTDPKRLKKDLPKMIKNIATEDRVIFVGTSNLPWEADQKLLQSVYNRFIYIPRPDYGAMSHAWKTLLHKYSGGISNLDTSAMAKISDGYTIGAIDACLREVMTCKRKLQLRSQPLTNAELINVLCTRDPVYREEEEAFESWWSKTPLGRRRQRFLELEEERLIEEQAQQAKQGNGNKKKGMN
- the LOC117576918 gene encoding IQ and AAA domain-containing protein 1-like isoform X1, with amino-acid sequence MNSVLLLPNIMVVFIMIQPQKRELVRKLLDACLGRVVELKHDLVNIDLMEFSYNDDVVERLRLTPMDTELRIPRYFLREREQELEFRKRTMNEILIKLGWLEEHALEEPLTEIEAIRLLQMHERARQGRLRAHFMKEIRKEKGKAEERSEKERTDSGLMAAMKIQKMWRGHTARRITRRRKMDEMILIGMVPPPAAVLKERAEKLEKHNEHDVRRRHVAQQTYAAQFEARQVAIQEEIRQKHGATMKEDIADEIRAWIKDCYDKTGKLPDFPSEDQGGSLHIFSRPGTESEHSRSSARSSKESRKTKDKSKSPARSGDLNVNENQEDDVNFQPAVSVCLPDIRAEIEYFNDTWRDKDETGILSQAAYEDMIYAEKYQEVELEFRRAVDDVMRQEIELLQTMVGKKVKKSNKKTRRSGKKSKKKKEKDLTPDRSTESLYEELVTNGIIRKYPELNLKQFLGDKALTARNGTNPSPGDIRQILVEYCILPLGSEAIHSCTPLIRSVLLAGPRGSGKKALLHAICTEVGAVLFDLTPANIVGKYPGKSGLIMLIHLVLKVSRLLQPAVIYMGDAERPFMKKIPKTDRTDPKRLKKDLPKMIKNIATEDRVIFVGTSNLPWEADQKLLQSVYNRFIYIPRPDYGAMSHAWKTLLHKYSGGISNLDTSAMAKISDGYTIGAIDACLREVMTCKRKLQLRSQPLTNAELINVLCTRDPVYREEEEAFESWWSKTPLGRRRQRFLELEEERLIEEQAQQAKQGNGNKKKGMN
- the LOC117576923 gene encoding U6 snRNA phosphodiesterase 1 isoform X3 — encoded protein: MALVDYGSSSGSESDTTDETTPTPPILKRPALPTALSLLGAKQPKRSTDDEDEDDTTDNPALHGGRIRSFKHERGNWATFVYVPADSCVEQLEDFQTEAIEMLATDLELQMNESLHLSLSKTVVLQYHQIDEFTKSLQQALQSCSGFNSNLHLLEVYTNEEKTRTFLAVKLDAAFTTKMTTLLQPVDLVMRDYRLPKFYEKPSFHVSLLCSKKR
- the LOC117576923 gene encoding U6 snRNA phosphodiesterase 1 isoform X1 — its product is MALVDYGSSSGSESDTTDETTPTPPILKRPALPTALSLLGAKQPKRSTDDEDEDDTTDNPALHGGRIRSFKHERGNWATFVYVPADSCVEQLEDFQTEAIEMLATDLELQMNESLHLSLSKTVVLQYHQIDEFTKSLQQALQSCSGFNSNLHLLEVYTNEEKTRTFLAVKLDAAFTTKMTTLLQPVDLVMRDYRLPKFYEKPSFHVSLLWCVGDYQELLNSKLEKLQQLLDDHDTLKLPVKQVLCKCGNKDFIYKLK
- the LOC117576923 gene encoding U6 snRNA phosphodiesterase 1 isoform X2, coding for MKPLPHRLFSKALSLLGAKQPKRSTDDEDEDDTTDNPALHGGRIRSFKHERGNWATFVYVPADSCVEQLEDFQTEAIEMLATDLELQMNESLHLSLSKTVVLQYHQIDEFTKSLQQALQSCSGFNSNLHLLEVYTNEEKTRTFLAVKLDAAFTTKMTTLLQPVDLVMRDYRLPKFYEKPSFHVSLLWCVGDYQELLNSKLEKLQQLLDDHDTLKLPVKQVLCKCGNKDFIYKLK
- the LOC117576922 gene encoding metaxin-1 homolog, with amino-acid sequence MQLGSKLHVYKGEWGLPTIDFECMRVLCLLRFTRCPVDVETNSNPLRSGAGKLPYLQIGNDKFIGYKEIKRVLDLEGYPVDAKLSTKQKHLSATYTNWVFTQLHAYYHYFLYGEPNNYETTTRGLYAKRTPFPFNFYYPSTYQREACDVVQVLGGFDINDKLEKHESDYLVTNAKKCVNLLSRKLGRKVWFFGDHFSELDAIVYSYLSIISKITLPNNPLQNHIKGCQNLLNFISRISRDIFRNECYSSVKLTKSFGQSDSTLTPSERKFMETELNTKIAAGIGAALAMGVFAAWRGIYTQLTRSSTDYDGIDYEDDELDEEVLE
- the LOC117576920 gene encoding methyl-CpG-binding domain protein 2 isoform X2; the encoded protein is MNPSITIERKRVDCNALPKGWQREEIHRKSGCNTGVDVFYYSRALRTDVSLVPPIRQTASIFKQPVTVVRNHEPNKVKHDAKHGGQEKPKQLFWEKRLERLRACHDNGEELDDISLPKTIRTVGPNVNEQTVLQSVATALHMLNAGVHGQSSTKAELTKNAMAFMNPEQPLMHAVIISEDDIRKQEDRVGLARRKLQDALKT
- the LOC117576920 gene encoding methyl-CpG-binding domain protein 3 isoform X1; its protein translation is MNPSITIERKRVDCNALPKGWQREEIHRKSGCNTGVDVFYYSPTGKRIESKPQLARQLGAEMFDISNFDFQTGKMQLHRQMPSPSISLYRCNAQGAIISNAVAAGNAANALKRKFSRAQAQQNTNSNSGNSININTGNIVTSISSSAGNASSSVTSTTTAVTAANLRQQQQQQQQQQQQFEFSRALRTDVSLVPPIRQTASIFKQPVTVVRNHEPNKVKHDAKHGGQEKPKQLFWEKRLERLRACHDNGEELDDISLPKTIRTVGPNVNEQTVLQSVATALHMLNAGVHGQSSTKAELTKNAMAFMNPEQPLMHAVIISEDDIRKQEDRVGLARRKLQDALKT